In the genome of Nocardioides marmoribigeumensis, one region contains:
- a CDS encoding electron transfer flavoprotein subunit beta/FixA family protein, translating to MNVLVCVKRVPETSGEVLLTADAQEVDARYVGYTTSAHEECAVEIAIEVAGATGGTATVMTLGSADAVDQLRAALGVGCTAAVLVEADSSAFGPSDVAREIAAVVRDHEAAGTAYDLVLLGNDAADTGDHQVGIRVAHALGRPVVNGVTEVSADGDAVVAHGEGPEGRETYRVPTPAVATILEGGVEPRYPTITGRMKAKKVEVERRVPSADPVGPGRVRLLLPPAQPSSVVVLGEGKQAAGAVVDLLEKLGVAR from the coding sequence GTGAACGTCCTGGTGTGCGTCAAGCGCGTCCCGGAGACCTCCGGGGAGGTGCTGCTGACCGCCGACGCGCAGGAGGTCGACGCGCGCTACGTCGGCTACACGACCAGCGCCCACGAGGAGTGCGCGGTCGAGATCGCGATCGAGGTCGCCGGCGCGACCGGCGGCACGGCGACGGTGATGACGCTCGGGTCCGCCGACGCGGTGGACCAGCTCCGGGCCGCCCTCGGCGTGGGGTGCACCGCGGCCGTGCTCGTCGAGGCGGACTCCTCCGCCTTCGGCCCCTCGGACGTCGCCCGGGAGATCGCGGCGGTCGTGCGTGACCACGAGGCGGCCGGGACGGCGTACGACCTGGTGCTGCTGGGCAACGACGCGGCCGACACCGGCGACCACCAGGTCGGCATCCGGGTCGCGCACGCGCTCGGGCGACCGGTGGTCAACGGCGTCACCGAGGTGAGCGCCGACGGCGACGCCGTCGTCGCCCACGGGGAGGGACCGGAGGGCCGCGAGACCTACCGCGTGCCGACGCCGGCGGTCGCCACGATCCTCGAGGGCGGCGTGGAGCCGCGCTACCCGACGATCACCGGGCGGATGAAGGCCAAGAAGGTCGAGGTCGAGCGGCGGGTGCCGTCGGCCGACCCGGTCGGGCCGGGCAGGGTGCGTCTGCTCCTGCCGCCCGCGCAGCCGAGCAGCGTGGTGGTGCTCGGTGAGGGCAAGCAGGCAGCGGGCGCCGTGGTCGACCTGCTCGAGAAACTGGGAGTGGCGCGATGA
- a CDS encoding electron transfer flavoprotein subunit alpha/FixB family protein, with amino-acid sequence MTLVLVELDASGLTEVSREAVTFAREHPVGAGEVHVVVLGEPSEEAVDQLTAYGVDAVHLVTGAASETYGGAAWAAGVSAVQKATAAEVVLAAGTERGNEVLAHLAAEREVPFAANVVALTSADPVVVHRQVMGGSVLEETRVEGIPVVLSLAGHAVAPVPAASPSDPSLTEHEVDVPEVARVARVVSVEQAGPDHSAGLKSARVVVGAGRGAGGPQGFGPVSDLARILGGELGVSRVVTSLGWRPHHEQIGQTGSRISPEVYIPCGISGAIQHWAGCASSKVILAINTDAEAPMMTKATYAVVGDMHEVVPAIVAELESRGHHA; translated from the coding sequence ATGACCCTCGTGCTCGTCGAGCTGGACGCCTCCGGCCTCACCGAGGTCTCGCGGGAGGCGGTCACCTTCGCCCGCGAGCACCCCGTCGGTGCCGGTGAGGTGCACGTCGTCGTCCTCGGGGAGCCGTCCGAGGAGGCGGTCGACCAGCTCACGGCCTACGGCGTGGACGCCGTCCACCTGGTGACCGGGGCCGCGTCGGAGACCTACGGCGGTGCCGCCTGGGCGGCCGGGGTGTCGGCGGTGCAGAAGGCGACCGCGGCGGAGGTCGTCCTCGCCGCGGGCACCGAGCGGGGCAACGAGGTGCTCGCGCACCTCGCGGCCGAGCGCGAGGTCCCCTTCGCCGCCAACGTGGTGGCCCTGACCTCCGCCGACCCCGTCGTCGTCCACCGGCAGGTGATGGGTGGCTCGGTGCTCGAGGAGACCCGCGTCGAGGGGATCCCGGTGGTCCTCTCGCTGGCCGGTCACGCCGTCGCCCCCGTCCCTGCGGCCTCGCCGTCCGACCCCTCGCTCACCGAGCACGAGGTCGACGTGCCCGAGGTCGCGCGCGTGGCGCGCGTGGTGTCGGTCGAGCAGGCGGGCCCCGACCACTCCGCCGGGCTGAAGTCCGCGCGGGTCGTGGTCGGTGCCGGCCGCGGCGCCGGAGGCCCGCAGGGGTTCGGGCCGGTGAGCGACCTGGCGAGGATCCTGGGCGGTGAGCTGGGCGTCTCACGTGTGGTGACCAGCCTGGGCTGGCGCCCGCACCACGAGCAGATCGGCCAGACCGGGTCGCGGATCTCGCCCGAGGTCTACATCCCGTGCGGCATCAGCGGCGCCATCCAGCACTGGGCCGGCTGCGCCTCGTCCAAGGTCATCCTGGCGATCAACACCGACGCCGAGGCGCCGATGATGACCAAGGCCACCTACGCGGTCGTCGGGGACATGCACGAGGTCGTCCCGGCCATCGTCGCCGAGCTCGAGAGCCGGGGTCACCACGCCTGA
- a CDS encoding GcvT family protein: MAELPSSAQVVVIGAGIVGNSLVHHLAQLGWTDIVQIDQGPLPNPGGSTGHASNFIFPVDHSREITDLTLDSVRQYKEMGVFTESGGFEVARTEERMEELRRRMSSAKAWGIESALVDKDFVADKVPFLDTDQIVGAFWTPSVGVVDSLRAGTIMREGAVEKGVLVTVPNVEVTALDVEDGHIRRVRTDKGDITADCVVIASGVWSPKIGDMAGVSIPLTPAVHQMISVGPCAQLAEREGEISFPIVRDMDTFCYERQHGADMEVGSYAHRPILHEPEDIPSIEQARLSPTEMPFTEEDFDPQLEQALELMPELLGGEGAEIRYAINGLLSLTCDGWPILGESEVEGLWVAAAVWIKEGPGVGRAVAELMTHGHSEIDISHSDMSRFYTHQKRREHTRLRASEAFNKTYGIVHPAEQYSSDRPQRTSPMYEREKELGAEFFETVGWERPFWYASNAPLLEEYGDRVMPREHEWDSRWWSPIINAEHLAMRERAGMIDLTAFAVFDIEGPGALDAVQRTCVAQCDVAVGKVIYTPVLDAKGGFRSDLTVMRLGDDHFRVVTGGAHGMADRAWFARHVPAGTTLTDRTDEVSTIGLWGPRARDILAAVTSDDVSREGFGFLTCREIDVQGITVLASRISYVGELGWELYVPMGDALALWDALTAAGQEHGLVPVGIGVYGTTGRLEKGYRAYGYELDAERTIVEAGMQRPKVKAADFVGRDAYLAQRESSPVSVLCTLTVEDHTSASGQKRYMLGGEPILTRDGGTLTDGHGHHPYVTTAGSAPSLGKHLLMAYLPPEQAQVGTELAVSYMEELYPVVVAAVDATPLLDPANERVLS; the protein is encoded by the coding sequence ATGGCTGAGCTGCCCTCCTCCGCCCAGGTCGTGGTCATCGGTGCCGGCATCGTCGGCAACAGCCTCGTCCACCACCTCGCCCAGCTCGGCTGGACCGACATCGTGCAGATCGACCAGGGCCCGCTGCCCAACCCCGGCGGCTCGACCGGTCACGCCTCGAACTTCATCTTCCCGGTGGACCACTCCCGCGAGATCACGGACCTGACGCTCGACTCCGTGCGGCAGTACAAGGAGATGGGGGTCTTCACCGAGTCCGGCGGCTTCGAGGTCGCCCGCACCGAGGAGCGCATGGAGGAGCTGCGCCGGCGCATGTCGAGCGCCAAGGCGTGGGGCATCGAGTCGGCCCTGGTCGACAAGGACTTCGTCGCCGACAAGGTGCCCTTCCTCGACACCGACCAGATCGTCGGCGCCTTCTGGACGCCGTCGGTCGGCGTCGTCGACTCGCTGCGCGCCGGCACGATCATGCGCGAGGGCGCGGTCGAGAAGGGCGTGCTCGTCACGGTGCCCAACGTCGAGGTCACCGCGCTCGACGTGGAGGACGGCCACATCCGCCGGGTGCGCACCGACAAGGGCGACATCACCGCCGACTGCGTGGTCATCGCCTCCGGCGTGTGGAGCCCCAAGATCGGCGACATGGCCGGGGTCTCGATCCCGCTGACGCCCGCCGTGCACCAGATGATCTCGGTCGGCCCGTGCGCCCAGCTGGCCGAGCGCGAGGGCGAGATCTCCTTCCCGATCGTGCGCGACATGGACACCTTCTGCTACGAGCGTCAGCACGGCGCCGACATGGAGGTCGGCTCCTACGCCCACCGGCCGATCCTCCACGAGCCGGAGGACATCCCGAGCATCGAGCAGGCCAGGCTGTCGCCGACCGAGATGCCCTTCACCGAGGAGGACTTCGACCCCCAGCTGGAGCAGGCGCTCGAGCTGATGCCGGAGCTGCTCGGCGGCGAGGGAGCGGAGATCCGCTACGCGATCAACGGGCTGCTGTCGCTGACCTGCGACGGCTGGCCGATCCTCGGGGAGAGCGAGGTCGAGGGGCTGTGGGTCGCGGCCGCGGTCTGGATCAAGGAGGGGCCGGGCGTCGGGCGCGCGGTCGCCGAGCTGATGACCCACGGCCACAGCGAGATCGACATCTCCCACAGCGACATGTCGCGCTTCTACACGCACCAGAAGCGTCGCGAGCACACCCGGCTCCGCGCGTCGGAGGCGTTCAACAAGACCTACGGGATCGTCCACCCCGCCGAGCAGTACTCCTCCGACCGGCCCCAGCGGACCTCGCCGATGTACGAGCGGGAGAAGGAGCTCGGCGCGGAGTTCTTCGAGACCGTCGGCTGGGAGCGCCCGTTCTGGTACGCCTCCAACGCCCCGCTGCTCGAGGAGTACGGCGACCGCGTGATGCCCCGCGAGCACGAGTGGGACTCGCGCTGGTGGTCCCCGATCATCAACGCCGAGCACCTCGCGATGCGCGAGCGCGCCGGGATGATCGACCTGACCGCCTTCGCGGTGTTCGACATCGAGGGACCCGGTGCGCTCGACGCGGTGCAGCGCACCTGCGTCGCGCAGTGCGACGTGGCCGTCGGCAAGGTGATCTACACCCCCGTGCTCGACGCCAAGGGCGGCTTCCGGTCCGACCTCACCGTGATGCGGCTCGGTGACGACCACTTCCGCGTGGTCACCGGCGGCGCGCACGGGATGGCCGACCGGGCGTGGTTCGCCAGGCACGTGCCGGCCGGCACGACGCTGACCGACCGCACCGACGAGGTCTCGACGATCGGGCTGTGGGGCCCGCGCGCGCGCGACATCCTGGCGGCGGTCACCTCCGACGACGTCTCCCGCGAGGGCTTCGGCTTCCTCACCTGCCGCGAGATCGACGTGCAGGGCATCACGGTCCTGGCCTCGCGGATCTCCTACGTCGGCGAGCTGGGCTGGGAGCTCTACGTCCCGATGGGCGACGCGCTCGCGCTGTGGGACGCGCTCACCGCGGCGGGGCAGGAGCACGGCCTCGTCCCGGTCGGCATCGGCGTCTACGGCACGACCGGCCGCCTGGAGAAGGGCTACCGCGCCTACGGCTACGAGCTCGACGCGGAGCGCACGATCGTCGAGGCCGGGATGCAGCGGCCCAAGGTCAAGGCCGCCGACTTCGTCGGTCGGGACGCCTACCTCGCCCAGCGGGAGTCCTCGCCGGTCTCCGTGCTGTGCACGCTCACGGTCGAGGACCACACCTCGGCGAGCGGCCAGAAGCGCTACATGCTCGGCGGCGAGCCGATCCTGACGCGCGACGGCGGCACGCTGACCGACGGCCACGGCCACCACCCCTACGTCACCACGGCAGGGTCCGCCCCGAGCCTCGGCAAGCACCTGCTGATGGCCTACCTGCCGCCCGAGCAGGCGCAGGTGGGCACCGAGCTGGCGGTCTCCTACATGGAGGAGCTCTACCCGGTCGTCGTGGCCGCGGTCGACGCCACCCCGCTGCTCGACCCGGCCAACGAGCGGGTGCTGTCGTGA